Genomic DNA from Phyllopteryx taeniolatus isolate TA_2022b chromosome 10, UOR_Ptae_1.2, whole genome shotgun sequence:
GAGGCGCGCGTGGAAGGGCGCGACGCTGTTCGCTGGGATTTGCGGCCGCGCTGCTTTTGTGCGGCGTGACTTCGGCGCAGTTAAGATACTCCATCTCCGAGGAAGTCGACGAAGGAACTGTGGTCGGAAATGCTGCAAAAGACCTCGGATTGGATCGAAATACGCTGAAGGAGCGCAGGTATCGGATTGTGTCGAGTCGCGCGGAGCCTCTTTTCCACGTGAGTCAGGCCGACGGCGTCCTCTACGTCAGCAGGAAGATCGACAGGGAAAAGGAGTGTCCGCAAAGCACGACGTGTCTGATCAACCTCAAAACGGTGCTGGAAAGCCCACTGGAGGTCCACTATGTTGGCGTGGAAATATTAGACGTGAACGATCATTCCCCCGGATTTCCAGAGGAAGAAACAAAGTTAGATATTTCCGAGTCGGTGGTGCCCGGGGCACGATTTCAGCTTCGGGCTTCTCATGACGGCGACAGCGGTCACTTTTCTGTTCAGCAATATAAACTCAGCGACAATAATTATTTCCGCTTGGAAGTGAAAGATAAAGGAAAAGATGGGAAAATCCCCATACTGGTTGTCAAAAAATCGTTAGACAGGGAAGCAACGGGACACATTTCACTCGTGTTAACTGCACTGGATGGAGGAAAGCCTCCAAAGACGGGCGGAATGAATATTTCAATAAACGTGCTCGACGTTAATGACAATGCGCCTATTTTCTCTGAAGAGATGTATTCTGCGATGCTCAGTGAAAATGCGGCCATAGGGACGACTGTCATTCAAGTGAGCGCAACGGATCTCGATGAAGGCCTGAACGGAGAAGTCGTTTATTCCTTCAGCAAGAATAGTCCAAATATAATGCAGTTATTTGACATGCTTGAGAATACAGGCGAGATTGTTGTCAAAGGCCCGATAGACTATGAGGAGAATGACATGTTTGAAATTGAAATCCAAGCGTCAGATAAAGGTTCTGTGCCTCTCACAACGGAGAAAAGCGTCCTCATCAAGATCGTCGATGTGAACGACAACGCGCCTGAGATGGAAGTCACGTCGTTTTCCAGCTCCATTCCGGAAGATTCCAGACTAGGAACCACAGTCGCTCTCATCAGTGTGAACGACTTGGATTCTGGCCTGAACGGGAAAGTGATTTGCTCCCTAAGCGAGGATGTTCCTTTCGCCTTGTCGCCGTCgttacaagacaaaatgtatTCTTTGGTGACCAAATCCCGTCTGGACCGCGAGAAAAGCTCCACGTACGATATATCGGTCGTCGCAAGAGACGCCGGTCGACCCGCACGCTCATCCGAGAAGACGATCGGTCTTTGCATTTCAGACGTGAACGATAACAGTCCCGAGTTTCCCGTCGGTCCTTATGCTTTCTATATTGCCGAGGGCAACGACGCCGGGGCCCCCGTCTTCTCCGTCCAAGCCTTCGATCGCGACGCCAACGAGAATGCCGCCGTTACGTATCGAATTCTTCGAGAGGGGAGAGAAGAAAATACACCGTCTTCATTTCTAAGTATAAATAGCGAAACCGGGGAAGTGACGGCGCTGAAGAGTTTTGACTTTGAGGCGCTGAAAAGCTTCCAGTTCCAGGTGTCGGCCACCGACGGCGGAAGTCCTCCGCTGAGCGGCAACGTGACGGTCAAGGTGTTCATTCTGGATCGGAACGACAACGCTCCGGTCATCCTGTATCCGCTCAGCTCCAACGGTTCCGCCCGAGGCGCCGAGGAGATTCCCCGCAATGCCAAAGCGGGAGACTCGGTGACTAAAGTCCGAGCCTACGACGCCGATACGGGATATAACGGCTGGCTGCTGTTTTCGCTGCGGCCGCTCGGCGAGCGCGCTCTCTTTTCTCTGGACCGCTATACGGGCCAGATCAGAACACTTCGCCCGTTCACCGAGACGGACGAGGCCGAGCATCGACTGCTCGTACTGGTCAAAGACAACGGCGACGTTTCGCTCTCGGCGACGGCTACCGTGACCGTCAAACTGGCCGAGCCCAAAGAGGCTTTGGCGGCTTCCGACCACGCGGGAAGCGCGGCCGAAGCGGACGGGCGCGAGGACCGGGTGACTTTTTATCTGGCGCTGACTTTGGGCTCGGTCTCGCTGCTTTTGGTCATCGCCGTGGTGGTGCTGATCGCCATGCGCTGCTCCAAATCCGCAGAGTACACGTCCAAATATCTCCAAGACGCTCATTACGACGGCACGCTGTGTCACAGCATCCAGTACAGATCGGGAGACAAACGCTACATGTTAGTCGGACCCAGGATGAGTGTTGCTTCCGCCGGCGCCCCGGGCAGCCACGCCGGCACGCTGGTGCTGCCCGACGCCAGACGTGCGGCCGCAGGGGAGGTAAGACAATACAACAGTTCTTTGTGTTATATGCGTGTGTGCTTCGGATATTCTGCTTTCACTGGTGTGACAGATGTTTGTAAATGGTACAATCGTAAAAGAACAAGAAGAGGGTGCAGTGTTTGACCACATAGTTGCGACTGTCGCTGTCTGTGGTGCTGAAACCTTCTCACGTCGGATTTCCCACGGGCGAAATTTGGCCTGAGCAGTAATAGAAGAAAAAATGAGAACATTGTTGACGACTATGTTGATAGCGTATTGGCCTCACGTCCCTTGTGAGTGTAAATCTGGCTGAGCTTTTCTTACTCATGATGGATCTGGAGGACATTAAATTGGTAGACCGGCCCGACATTTTGTTTCCCCTATCACGGAACTTGTGGCGCCTCACCAGGCTTTTTGTTGTCAAAAGTGCAGTCAAAAGCGGACAATGAGGACAGTGTGACTTTTGATATCATGGTCACTTCGGGCTCGGTCtcgctccattttttttgtcatcagcgTCATGGTGCTGATCGCCATATGCGCTGCTCTCAATCCACTTCCCGATATCTGCAAGACACGACTGGAACGATGATTGCGCGCCGCGTCGCGGCGTCCAGTCACGATGGAGACAAAGTGCTTCGAGCGACACCCGGAATGAGTTGATAGGTTCGACTCCGGTGATTCTCAAAGGTGTGGTACAAGTGGCACTGTTGAAGCAGGTTCTCATTAGCGGTATGCGAAACAATCACGAAATGAAATTTATTACATgcaatacaatcaaacatactcgaatcaaacttttttttcatgtacgGTACATTTGAATTTTCACACACAGTGCatcttttaagtacagttcagttgtatttaacttaagtacagtacaatacatttggattttgaaacaaagtgttttttcttttttcactttgtaattgaatcattatttaggGACCGGTTTTGTTTTCTTACAGTTAAGCGCATGCGTTCGGCGAAAGGTCTTTGCGACAAAAGCCCTCGCTTATTTTTGCGGAACACGCCGGCCTACtactgttttttaatgttggtcataacAGTGGTAACTTGgggatggatgtattttgtgAGGTGGTACTTTGTGTGAAAACTCTGAGAAGCAAAGCTGTCCACACATGTATAGTCCCGGTTTTCGGGAAGTCCCCACTTTCGAAATTCAATAGCTCAAACtatttttaaagtgaaattctttttttttttttgtattattattattagaaaagCACGAATGGTCGGAGTTTCACCTTCATTGTAATGTTTCAGGTCAGGTTGTGTGTGCCGTTAACCCACTTGTGTGCGTCTTCTCGTGTCGGAATGTCTTCCACGGGGTGAGAACGTCTTCAAGTTCGACAGTTCGGCGAGAGAGCACGCCCGGCTGCGGGCTGGCCATTGACTCCGACCTCACTCGACCGTCGTCCGCTTCGACATCAGCTCGGATGTTCCTTCGTGACCACTTGTATTGCGATATCATTGCGACGTTTCCCCTTTTCTAACCGGTTAAATGTAGGTCACGTTTTATCACGTGTGTGCAATCTGCACGCTTTGCTTCTGGACTCGTTCTGTGCGGAATTATTGTGTGTTGCCCATAGCAACGCACAGCGAACGCTCAACAGTCGTAGCGACAGCAGAGGAATacggcgaggggggggggggggggggggggggggggaggagcagcagcggcagcaggaggaggaggagtggggAGGGGGTTGGGTGGTGTTTGCCTCCATGGGCGACTCACAAGCTTTCAGGGAAATGGCTTCAATTGCAAAGAACGTGATCGTGTTCAATCAAATCCCCCACCTCCGCTTCGGCGACAGACGGTGCGGATAAATCGACAATAGCAAAGGCAGGGATGCTGGAGCTCCTAATTAGCTATTTCGCGGCATCGGGATCATCGTTTCGAGCGAAGAAGTAGGTCAGCCTTAAAATTCCGACGTGCCAGGGACAACAGGCCTTCAATATTCTCCTAGCAGCAGAAGCACGACGAGCGCGTTTGCatcgggagggagggagggagggagggaggggagaaAAATCACTTGGGTGTTATGATCTTATTAGAGGCAGTCGGCGGTTTTCTGCAGTCCTTTGGACCAATTTGTCGGTACGCGGTGTGATGTGGCTGCCTAATTTAAGGCGGCGCAGCCGTCGTGCTCGGCTGTGCCCGATGAAAAGCGTGGGTGTGATTCGAAATGAGTGCGTGGGGCGTGTGCACGATGATGTCACATTGGTCTTCGCTGCCGGACTTGCGTGTTCGTGGGTCAAGTGTTGTATCTCACGCCAATAAGTCACAACTGCACGCTCAGTTCCGCAGCCACGCCCACCAAATCGGTTTGGCGGTGCACCGCATTTTTAGATTTTGGGTCACAACAGACAAAAGGACTTTTGATTTGATACGATCTCATTTTAGGTGGACTCGGCGCGGACCGCCGCCCAGTTTGCAGGTGTGGCGTGCCATGCGAAGGCCCCCCCTCGCGTACTCACGGGGGTCAGCGACCTTTTTGAAAGTGAGGGGCAAGGGAGGTTTCGGCGCCCcgaaaaatgacatttgagtTTCGTGAACATGCTTCTCTTACGTTTTCGATGTAATGtgctattttaattttaatttccgAATGTTGCTAACACATTCCTCCTAAAGAGCCCTTGCTTATACGTTCGGTTATCGATGAGTTCAATCATACATGTTCGGTTGAGAAgccatgaaacaaaaacagggaGAGTGACATACATCCCTCTCTTGCGAAAcgattttgatttattattctttttattttttttaatggcggtACTGCTTCAGGGTTTCTTTGTTTTGCTGGACGCGTTTGGTGACTGCAGGATGAAAGAAAATACTGGATAACAACAAGGTGCTGCTGTTCACTTTAAGAGTTGCTTCAGATAGATagatcgcttttttttttttttttttttttttttccccccctgtgtCCGAATGTGCCCATCACTGTCATGCGGAAGGTCACATGAGCGCGCCTTGAGCCTTGCATTGTGTCTGTGGACGAGTGCCAACATTTCGACCTGGCCACTCGCGTTGCGCGCATGCGCACATCGACGACATTTTCGGCGGGCACCATactgcacgcacacgcatgaacccatttttttgtatgacTACTATGAGTAGAAGTAACCCTCATGTAAAACATTACTAGCTTAGCTAGCAGAGTTCTTCttctgtgttcttttttttttttttttttaatgaccatGACCAGACCAGAGCAGATGGTGTGCACTGCTGCTCTTGTTTGGCGTCGGCGTTCACGCAGCCACAACATCTGGTCGCCGCAGGATTGAACCGAGCCGCGGGTCGGCGTGAGGCTTTTCTGCGCGTCGGCCGTCAAGTGGTTGAAAGAAAGCGCAACTGGTTTGTACCGTCTTTACGATCCAGAGCAGAATCGCGTCCGATTTAGTCTAACGGATACGCAAGGTGAGGGAAATCTGCGGTCAGCTGTTGGGGCAGAGgaggccccccccccacctcccacccccACTTCGCTCACGTGTGCCCCCTGCTGGCTGACTGTACGAATGCAAGCAGATGCAGAAGATTGCTCGACGCTGACTCGAATTGATTTTGTTGTAAGGTGTCCTTCCTTTTCGGATCTTGCCGAGTCCAGttgttaaggggggggggggggggggagaaagaaaagaggagggaaaaaaagataagaaTTGTCCACTGAAGCGAGCAGCCGCAAATGTGGTCTCTTAATCCATCATGCCCCCCTGATGCTATTTCTGGTCTTGTCTGTACAGCGTGTCCTCGTTTTGGAGGACGTGAACTCGGAAATGTTGCTTCATAAGGACTCGGAgtgttttctctctttctcagaCTTAGTGGCAGCGacatttgtttcaaatgtaTAGGAATAAGGAATAATATGCAACTCGTATTATagcaattttatatatatatatatatatatatatataaacatacatcatttaaatattgaattcgaatacatttgtttttcttcattagcTTGTATCAAATGTTATTGAATGTTATTGGAAGAGAGGAAGCCGGTGCTGGCTGATCCGCAAGCTGCCGAAAAGACTGAAAGGctcatcacacaaaaaaaaagtcacatgacACCACTGTGTGGTCATTTTCCGCTGGAAAAGTGGAGCAAAGCTCACCAAACCATTCCAGCCTCACGCTCGTCTATTATTCAGACGCACTCCcgctatgcttttttttttttttttttttttttcaagcctgAGCGCATGCAGCAAGGTCTGCTCCTCCATTGCTCTTCACATGCGAGCATCACTGGTGGGCGCAACAATCCGTTCAGCGTGACTAATGAGCAAGTAAAAATAGCCGTTGCGCAACGCTTCTACAGGTCACTCGGGTCATCACGGAGAATCATCAGTGTCAACAAATATGTCGCATCGATATGTTTGTTTAAGCGTCGTTTCATTTCCCGCAGACAAGCGACGTCAATGCGAGCGATGGTCATGTCTGAGCCACGTGATACGCTCGCTCTTCTCCAGCGCGAGGAAGGCTTTCAAAACGGCATGCGAAAAGTAGGTACGCGCCCCCTTGTGGCGGAAAATCAGAACGCAATGTCCTCCGTGTGTCGACGGTCAATTATTTAGCTGGTCACTGCACCCGTATGCGGTGGTGCATTCACTGGTTTCTCGATTGAGTTCATGTGGCAGTATTGATCCACGGGTAGCCgtcccatttatttattttgtttttattattttttttccatatctgGCTGGTCCACGCCCTCTCCCTCTGCTCAAGCATTTTGATCGACAAATCTAGGTTATCCGTGATGGACTATGGAGCCAGATTTACTCCTAATCCCACAAACATGGTTTAGATCTGGCTGCGTTTCTCTGTGTGGGTGTGCTGAGCGTATCAAAGATGGAGGAAATCGagaaaatatgtgtgtgtgtgtgtgtgtgtgtgtgtggaaaagaGAAAATCTACGCGTAAGATGCCAGGAAGATGATGCAACATGATATGCGGTTGACGTCTTTGCCCGTTTCCTCACAAAGAAAGGTCCAGAGGAGGGGCAGGGAGGAGGGAGCGGCACCGAGGGGCTCGCATCTGcgttgccatggtgacaagAGAGGAGCTCGCGAATCAATTTTGGCCGCTCCCCGTGGAAACACATCAACTGGACGCCGCCTTTGTCGCTAGGTGCAATGGTGGACCAATCAGGAGAGCCCAGGGCGGCCACATGGCTTCGACCATctgattatcattattattatcattattatgatttttgtaCTGCTGTTATATTGCGTGTCTGGTTTTctggacaggaaaaaaaaaaaataaaatcagacaaATCAATTATCAGAAGCGGGTTTGCTGACATGCTACTTGGAAGAAAGGCCCCAAATGGAAACATGCTTATATGACCTTTATCTTGCTATATGTACAGCATCTCTCGCGTAATCAATCACGTATTTGGATGTTTGTCAGCGCTTACATGCCACCATCAACGACAGCCCGCCTGCCGCTTTGCCCGCCTGTCGCTTGACAGTCGAGTAACTCGCGACGTGATTCGGAGGCATTGTGCTTTGCGAACGAGTGAacaatgtgtgcgcgtgtgtgtttcagTGGCGCGGGTGTGCCACGCTCCATATTGCAAAGCCCCGGCTCTTGTTTTGGCcggacgccccccccccccccccccccccccccccccccccccccccccccccccccccccccccccccccccccccacccctgttGTCCCACTTTTCCCAACCAACCAGTGGCGGAAGCGCAGATTTGTTTGCACTTCTTCGTGGGGTTTTTATGACATTCTGCATTTTAGCACGCGCATAGCTTTTTGATGTGAAGAATCAACTCTGTGCTGCTGTGCGTCTGCCTCGACATataatatgaatataaatattGTATCATTTCCTCCCCCTCACGCATTGATTGTCAATGCAAATCTTTCCCTCTCTCAAGTCACGTTCGTACTTTCCTTTTCGCAAGTGCGTCCCTCCGATGGGTTCAGAGTGAACATATTCGACTTGCCTTTTTCATCCATTTCTTGCCTCATTAACCTCCAGCTTGTGCGTTGAGGGCGCGGTCCGAGCAGCCCGTGCTTGAACGCGACACCGCTCGAGGCCGCATCACAGCCACTCTTAAGTTTGCATGAACGACAGGGAGAAAGGCATCGGCACGCGATATACTGCGAGCGTGTGGTCAAATGAGGCGAGTGTGCGGCTTGCGGGGTGGaagtgggggtgggggcggggtggTCTCCGGAGAGGGCCCTGTTGGCTGATTGGAAAGGTCACGCGGGCCCCTCGTCAGCGCGGAGGCGGAAAGTCAACGTGGCTGCCGCGGCTCGAGTGTCGCCGAGCGCGCATATGCAGCAGCGGTGCGGCGTGAGCGACCCACACGCAACTGTTGCCGGGCCAGTTCCCACCCGGGTGggctttttgtttgctttatttcGGGTGCACGCTTTGAGCCTGATGTGGTCGGATTCATTCCGTGAGAGTGGACTCCGTCAATGGCGATTGAGTGGGTCAAAACCTCCAGTCTATTCACTATGATTTCTTTCGACTGGCGTGTCCGTGCGCATgcgccggggggggggggggggggggggggggggatggcgTTACTATGGAGACAGGAAGGCGAGAGAAAAGAGGGATGGGGGTGCACGCCGTTCAGATGGAACCCCCAACCCCCTCTCGCGCAGCtggaacacgcacacacacacacacgcgcgacaAGATGATGCGATCAGATGCGGCGCACctcttaaataataaaacaagcaCGCCAAAAATGACAACCCACTCCCCGCCGCCCTCGCCCTCGCACCTTTGCTCCCCCGCCAAGATACGTATGTTCGCCTTCatctaaatacaaataaaccacAAACAAGGATGCAGACGGTTAATCTATCTCGCGGATCGACACGATCTGACGCTCGAGGGAGGAAAAGTGCGTTCGTCTTGTTCAACTATTTGTGATCAATGATTCAGCAATTCCGAAGGCAGGGTTCTTTCGTGGGTTGCGCACGTACTGCGGACGTTGACACGGTCGATTTTGACTTTCTGCGTGAGAGCCGTTAACATCTTAGGGGACAAAGAGCGCTGAATATATTCGACGAGACATGTTTGAAGTGTTTCTCTGGAAACGTTGAGTCGGACGTCCCGAGTTTGCCGGCAAGCGGGATTCGCGATCGCAAGCGCCGACGTCGTCCCGTTTATGGTTTCTTGGAAAGCGGCAGAGATTTGTGCTCAAATCGCCAGCAAATAAGGTCGCGAGGTCAGCGGGCCGCAGGGCGGAAGTGTGATGAGCTCGATGCTTTTAACAGATAAATTCGGGTTTGACTTTGCTGAGTAGCACTCGTGTGCGGGATGTAGCTTATCCAGGATTCTGGACTGGTTTTGATAATCCCGACTGTAATTATCCGACTATATGAATCATCATCACGTGATGGTAAAGGTGACTTTTTCTGagtataaatacacacaaacgcTGCTTTTAATCAAATTCACTTGACTCGGACATGCTTACACTCTCGGCATTTGGCAAATCTGCGTCATTGTGAGGTACGATGAATACAGTAATGCATATTGTTGCTGGTGGGAGGGAGGggcggtggtggggggggggcggggggggggcgggtggtGATTGTGGATCAGTGTGTGATGATTTATGAATATTTTCTCCAAATAAAATCCTGTTTTGGACCTGAGCGGGAGTTTATGCCGCCGTGGATTAATCCTGGGATTAGCGCGCAAATGGACGTTCATACAAATGGATGATAAATTGTGAAGGAATGCAAAAAGATGGGAAGGGCAGCCTGCCTCGCATCTCATGTGTTCGTGCAGTTCAAATGATTCCTCGTCCTCGAGGTGAAGAGAGAAAATCAGAGAGCAGAAGATGGAGGAGAAAACATATTTCCATTCTGTGATATTTGAGATGATGTTGAATGCAGTGCTTTCcgttttgggggtaaaaaaaaaaaaagaaagaaaagaaaagaaaaaagcaaccCTAAAATGCCTCAAGGTTTCTCATTCGCAATGAAACTGCTTCATTCCTTTTTCCTCGGTGTTTTTATGGCTCGTTGAGAGCATGATGAAAAATGCAGTCGCCGCTGCACTTACCCACTTTGACCGCCAAGCGTCGCTCTTTCTCCATCAGAGGAGGACGAGCCGCTCTTCTCTCGCCATGCATTGAGGCCCCTCCCGGTTTCAGATGCTGGAAGAGGAGAGAGATcctttcagtctttgttataaAGAGACGGAGGACGGGAGGAACAAACGCGGTGCACGCGGCAAAATACGGAATCGTTTGGAATTCACGCTTTGCAAATATTGGACAGAAATATGCCTTGCAGATGGAGATTTGGGGGGATTTATTTGGGGCTTCTTCTACTGGAGTGTTACTGGGAAACGGCATCCGGACAGCTCTCTTATTCCATCCCGGAGGAGTCAAACCCCGGCACCGTCGTTGGAAACATCGCCAAGGATTTCGATATCAACGTGCAGGACCTGCACTCCCGATTGTTCCAAATTGCTGCCACCGCAAAGAAGAAATTCCTTGAGGTCAATCTACAGACCGGAGCGCTTTATGTAAATGAGAGAATCGACAGAGAGGAGCTCTGCGCGGAGGAGGTGAAATGCTCCATCGGCGTGGAGGCTGTAATAAACAATCCGCTCAAACTCTACCGCATCGACGTCGACATTTTAGACGTTAACGACCACGCGCCTCTGTTCGCCGCCAAAACGCAGCATTTATACATCGCAGAGAGCGCATTGCCGGGCGTTCGATTCGCATTGTCTGAAGCCAGCGATGCGGATGCGGGTAAAAACAGCATCGGCGCGTATAGATTGAGTCAAAACGAGCATTTCTCATTGGCGGTGCACAAAgccggcgacggcggcggcggcgccggcGGCGGCGTCTCGGCTGAGCTGGTGCTGAAGAAAGCTTTGGATCGAGAGACGCTGCCCCGCGTCGCAATGACGCTGACGGCTGTAGACGGTGGCAGCCCGCCCAAGTCTGGCACGTCGCAACTGATAGTCAACGTTTTAGACATCAACGACAACATTCCGACCTTTACCGAGTCTCTATATAAGGCGACAGTGACAGAAAATGCGCCAATTGGCACGAGAATCGTGACGGTGAACGCCACTGATGCCGACGACGGTTTAAACAGCGAGATCGCGTATTCCTTAAGAAGCAAAGATCAAGATCACGTGCTCGACGTATTTGAAATCGAGGGTGAAACGGGTGTGATTAAGGTGAAAGGTCAAATTGACTACGAGGAAAAAAGAGCCTACGAGATAAGGGTGGAGGCCAGCGATAAGGGCAACCCTCCCATGTCCGCTCACTGCAAAGTGCTGCTCGAGGTGCTGGACGTCAACGACAACGTTCCCGAGGTCACGTTGACGTCGTTGAAAAACGCCGTGCCAGAGGACGCCGGCGCGGGCACCGCAGTGGCACTGGTGTCGCTTTCTGATCAAGACGGCGGTGAGAACGGTCGTGTAATTGTACAGATTCAAAACGACGTTCCATTTAAACTGGAAGCAAATTACAAAAACTCTTTTTCTCTGCTCGTTGCTGAGCCGCTAGACAGAGAAAGCGCAGCGCACTACAACATCAGCATCGTGGCCAAAGATAAGGGAAGTCCACCTCTGTCCAGCACAAGCGTATTTTATGTTAATGTGTTGGACGTGAACGACAACAAGCCTCGCTTCTCGGAGCCCCTCGTTAATGTTTACATCAAAGAAAATAGTCCGCCGGGAGCGCTAATACATAAAGTGACTGCGGTCGATGACGACGTCCATCAAAACGGGCGCCTGACTTACTCGTTGCTGCAAAGTAGCACCGACTCGATTCCGATAACGACGATGCTAAACATCGACTCGGAGAGCGGCGACATCGTCACTTTGCAGTCGTTCGACTACGAGGCGCTGAAGACGTTCGAGTTCAAGGTTCAGGCCGCAGACCGCGGCGTTCCCCCGCTGAGCGGCGAGGCGAGCGTCAACGTTTTCATCCTGGACGAGAACGACAACAGTCCCGGCATCCTGCCGCCCTATTCCGAGCACGGCTCGGCGAACGGCGAGAGCGTCCCCTATTCCGCCGAAGCGGGCTACTTTGTGGCCAAGATCAGGGCCGTGGACGCGGACTCGGGATACAACGCGCTGCTCTCCTATCACCTGTCCGAGCccaaaggcggcggcggcggcggcgacgagcTCTTCCGGATCGGAAGCGGCACCGGGGAGATTCGGACCAAGAGGAGAATGAGTGACGATGACCTGAAAAGTCACCCCTTGGTGGTGTTGGTGTGCGATCACGGAGAAGCCTCCCTGTCGGCTACTGTGTCTATTGATGTGCTGGTGCTGGAAAGCACAGCCGACATCCGCACTCAGTTCAGACACGTGCCCAGAAAGGAGGAGAGCTTCTCCCGTTTCCAC
This window encodes:
- the LOC133484594 gene encoding protocadherin alpha-3-like; this encodes MPCRWRFGGIYLGLLLLECYWETASGQLSYSIPEESNPGTVVGNIAKDFDINVQDLHSRLFQIAATAKKKFLEVNLQTGALYVNERIDREELCAEEVKCSIGVEAVINNPLKLYRIDVDILDVNDHAPLFAAKTQHLYIAESALPGVRFALSEASDADAGKNSIGAYRLSQNEHFSLAVHKAGDGGGGAGGGVSAELVLKKALDRETLPRVAMTLTAVDGGSPPKSGTSQLIVNVLDINDNIPTFTESLYKATVTENAPIGTRIVTVNATDADDGLNSEIAYSLRSKDQDHVLDVFEIEGETGVIKVKGQIDYEEKRAYEIRVEASDKGNPPMSAHCKVLLEVLDVNDNVPEVTLTSLKNAVPEDAGAGTAVALVSLSDQDGGENGRVIVQIQNDVPFKLEANYKNSFSLLVAEPLDRESAAHYNISIVAKDKGSPPLSSTSVFYVNVLDVNDNKPRFSEPLVNVYIKENSPPGALIHKVTAVDDDVHQNGRLTYSLLQSSTDSIPITTMLNIDSESGDIVTLQSFDYEALKTFEFKVQAADRGVPPLSGEASVNVFILDENDNSPGILPPYSEHGSANGESVPYSAEAGYFVAKIRAVDADSGYNALLSYHLSEPKGGGGGGDELFRIGSGTGEIRTKRRMSDDDLKSHPLVVLVCDHGEASLSATVSIDVLVLESTADIRTQFRHVPRKEESFSRFHLYLLIAIAAVSLVFLLSLLAFVAFKCRGRTDGAPMIAAHPDGSWSYSQATQQYDVCLGSDTLKSDLVLFPSPFPPGEAELISIHGGDTFGRTRTLPHSEKVGKYKHTVLSLWRMHSGQFIGQKVSVLGAE